The window AGCAGGAATGGACAATGCCCTCGGAAATGCAGTTATTTCAATGGACGGCGATCTTCAGCATCCGCCGGAGCTGATCCCTGAAATGATTCAGAAATGGGAAGAAGGCTATGATGTTGTTTTTACCTTCAGAACCTATCCCAAAGAAATTTCTTTCTTTAAAAGAAAAACATCAGATCTGTTTTACAAGCTTTTATCAAGCCTTTCAGACGTTAATTTAACAAAAGGGGGCGGCTCAGATTTCAGACTGCTGGATGCCAGCGCTGTGGAAGTCATGAGAAACTTTAATGAAGATGATCTGTTCCTTAGAGGATTAACAAGCTGGATGGGTTTCAAACAAACAGGAATTGATTTTACCGCAGCAGAAAGACTCTCAGGAAAAAGCAGCTATAATCTTAAAAAGATGTTTACCTTCGCCTTTACAGGGATCACAGCTTTCAGTGTAAAACCGCTTTATCTGGCAGCTTATCTGGGATTTTTATTCTCGGCACTTTCTGTAATAGGATATGGAACGTATGTCATTCATTCATTTGTTGCCGGAACCGAAATATCAGGTTGGGCATCTTTGATTATGACCATTGTTTTCTTTGGCGGGCTTCAGCTGATCATCATGGGAATCATGGGGATTTATTTAGGTAAAATATTCAAACAGGTGAAAGACAGACCAAATTATATTATTAAAAACAAAAATTTTTAAAATGGTATTATTGAGTTTTGATATTGAAGAATTTGATATGCCACTGGAATATAAGGGTGAAATTCCCTTTGAAAAGCAGATTTCAATTTCACAGACAGGATTAGAGAGAATCCTCGATATCCTTAAAAAACATAACGCAAAAGCTACCTTTTTTTCCACCGTAGTTTTTGCAGAAAACAGCAGACATCTTATCGAAAGGCTATTAAACGATGGTCATGAACTGGCTTCTCATACCTGGTTTCATTCAGAATTTGAAGATAAACACCTGAAGGAATCCAGAGAAAGGCTGGAAGAATTATTCTCCACAAAAGTGACCGGATTAAGAATGCCGAGGATGATGCCTGTAGACGAGAAAGAAGTGGAAAAAGCAGGATATTCCTACAATTCCTCCATCAATCCTACATTTTTACCAGGAAGGTATAATAATTTAAAAGTATCCAGAACCTATTTCAAAGAAGGAAATGTAACCCAGGTTCCGGCTTCGGTTTCACCCAACTTCAGAATTCCTCTGTTTTGGCTGAGTTTTCACAACTTTCCTTTGTTCTTCTATAAAAAGCTGGCTTCAGACAGCTTGAAAAAAGACAAATATCTGAACATTTATTTCCATCCCTGGGAATTTGCAGAAATCAAGGAGGAAGCCTTTAAGCTCCCCGGATTTACTGTAAAAAACTCAGGAAAAGAGATGGTAGAAAGGTTTGATTCTTTTGTAGGCTGGCTGAAGGAAAAAGGACATGCATTCGGGACATTTCAGGAATTTCAAAAACAGATAGAACGATGAAGATTGCCTTTGATGCAAAACGGTTTTTTCACAATACATCCGGTCTGGGAAATTATTCCAGAGACCTTGTAAGAATCCTTTCGGAATACAAACCGGACAACGAATATCTGTTACTCAATAAGAACAAATCGGAACGTGGAAAAGAAATTCTTGAACGGCCTAATGTTCAGTTTATTGAAACCTCAAAGGGGAATTTATCCCGCCAGCTGAAAATGGGTAAAGATGCCCAAAAACAAGGAGCCAATATTTTCCATGGCTTATCCGGCGAACTTCCTTTAAAATGGGATCCAAAGCCTATTAAAAAAGTCGTTACCATTCATGACATGATCTTTGTGAGATATCCGCAGTATTATTCTTTTTTTGACCGGAAAATCCATTTCTGGAAATTTAAAAAAGCGGCTGATTCGGCGGATAAAATTATTGCTATTTCAGAACAGACCAAAAGAGATATTATCCGGTATTTAAAAGTTCCTGAGAATAAAATTGAAGTGATTTATCAGGGATGCCATCACGCTTTCAAAGAACAGCAGTCTCCGGAACTGATACAGGCTGTACAAGAGAAATTTAAGCTTCCTGAAAGGTTTATACTGAATGTCGGTACCATTGAAGACCGTAAAAATCTGCTGAATGTTGTCAAAGCAATCAATGGAACAGAGATCCCGCTCGTTGTCGTAGGAAGGAAGACCCAATATTATCAGAAAATAGAACATTTCCTGAAAAAAAATAAAATCGAAAAGCAGGTGTCATTCCTTGAAGGCGTTTCGATGGATGAGCTGGCATGTCTCTATAAGCTGGCAGATATTTTTGTCTATCCGAGCTTCTTTGAAGGCTTCGGAATCCCGGTTATTGAGGCTCTTTTTTCTAAAACTGTGGTTGTTACAAGCAATACCAGTTGTCTGCCGGAAGCGGGAGGAAAAGATTCGGTGTATGTGAATCCGGACAATGAACTTGATATCCGAGCCAAAATCAAATTTCTCTGGGAAAATGAATCTGAAAGAAAACGCCGTGAGGAAAAGGGTTTCGAGTTTGTTCAGAAGTTTAATGACGAACCTATTGCACAGGAATTGATAAAGTTCTATCAAAAAATTATCTGAAAAAACTTTGCATTTTAAAAATAAATCCTACATTTGCATTATAATTCAAACAATGAAACCAACATTTTTAGCATTACATCATTATCATCATCATCTCTGCTAGACGGAATTGATTGATATAAGTATGTGCTGAAATCAAAAATAATTAAAACCGTCTGAGTAAATAGACGGTTTTTTTGTTTCCTGGATTCTCCTAAGAAATTTCAATAGATCAGTTTTATTTGCTCAGACCCAAAAAAGGCAAAATGAGTAAATTAAAAATTGCGATCCAAAAAAGCGGCCGGCTTTACGAAGAATCTCTTCAGCTTCTCAAAGACTGTGGAATCTTTGTCAACAACGGTAAAGACCAACTCAAAGTTTCAGTAGATAATTTCCCGATGGAAATCATGTACCTTCGGAATTCAGACATCCCTCAGTACCTGGAAGACGGCGTGGTGGATGTAGCCATTGTAGGCGAAAATCTTCTGATTGAAAAGGCTAAAAATATCAAAACAATCCAGAAACTCGGGTTTTCAAAGTGCCGCGTTTCATTGGCCGTTCCTAAAGAGGTAGAAACCGATGAGCTGTCTTATTTTCAAGGCAGAAAAATTGCTACTTCTTACCCTAATACCCTCAAAAACTTCTTAGAAAAAGAAGGAATCGTATCAGATATTCACATTATTTCCGGTTCTGTAGAAATTGCACCTAATATTGGTCTTGCAGATGGAATTTGCGATATTGTAAGTTCCGGAAGCACTTTATTCAAAAATGGATTAAGAGAAACGGTCACTTTACTGAAATCGGAAGCTGTTTTGGCTCAAACTCCCCAACTATCAGCTGAAAAAGAAGCCATACTGGGGAAATTTGTATTCAGAATCAAGTCAGTTTTAAAAGCAAAAAATTCAAAATACATCCTGATGAATGTCCCTAATGAAAAAATTCAGAAAGTAGCCGGTGTGCTTCCTGTACTGAAAAGTCCTACCGTTATTCCATTGGCAGAAGAAGGCTGGAGCAGTATCCATTCCGTCATTGATGAAGAACGTTTCTGGGATGTCATTGATGAACTGAAAGAAAACGGTGCGCAGGATATTCTAATCATCCCAATTGATAAAATGGTTATTTAGAAAATTGATAATTGTAAAGGTAGTTCAACACAAAGGCGCAATGAAAATAAAGTTAATACTGTTTTAAGGCGCAAAGATTTTATCTGCGATAAAATTGAATGCCGTTCTCAGTCACAAAACTATACTCACGCAATTGCTGAAAATCTCACATTGAGCAAAGTTGAAA of the Chryseobacterium aureum genome contains:
- the hisG gene encoding ATP phosphoribosyltransferase, which translates into the protein MSKLKIAIQKSGRLYEESLQLLKDCGIFVNNGKDQLKVSVDNFPMEIMYLRNSDIPQYLEDGVVDVAIVGENLLIEKAKNIKTIQKLGFSKCRVSLAVPKEVETDELSYFQGRKIATSYPNTLKNFLEKEGIVSDIHIISGSVEIAPNIGLADGICDIVSSGSTLFKNGLRETVTLLKSEAVLAQTPQLSAEKEAILGKFVFRIKSVLKAKNSKYILMNVPNEKIQKVAGVLPVLKSPTVIPLAEEGWSSIHSVIDEERFWDVIDELKENGAQDILIIPIDKMVI
- a CDS encoding polysaccharide deacetylase family protein is translated as MVLLSFDIEEFDMPLEYKGEIPFEKQISISQTGLERILDILKKHNAKATFFSTVVFAENSRHLIERLLNDGHELASHTWFHSEFEDKHLKESRERLEELFSTKVTGLRMPRMMPVDEKEVEKAGYSYNSSINPTFLPGRYNNLKVSRTYFKEGNVTQVPASVSPNFRIPLFWLSFHNFPLFFYKKLASDSLKKDKYLNIYFHPWEFAEIKEEAFKLPGFTVKNSGKEMVERFDSFVGWLKEKGHAFGTFQEFQKQIER
- a CDS encoding glycosyltransferase family 4 protein, which translates into the protein MKIAFDAKRFFHNTSGLGNYSRDLVRILSEYKPDNEYLLLNKNKSERGKEILERPNVQFIETSKGNLSRQLKMGKDAQKQGANIFHGLSGELPLKWDPKPIKKVVTIHDMIFVRYPQYYSFFDRKIHFWKFKKAADSADKIIAISEQTKRDIIRYLKVPENKIEVIYQGCHHAFKEQQSPELIQAVQEKFKLPERFILNVGTIEDRKNLLNVVKAINGTEIPLVVVGRKTQYYQKIEHFLKKNKIEKQVSFLEGVSMDELACLYKLADIFVYPSFFEGFGIPVIEALFSKTVVVTSNTSCLPEAGGKDSVYVNPDNELDIRAKIKFLWENESERKRREEKGFEFVQKFNDEPIAQELIKFYQKII
- a CDS encoding glycosyltransferase family 2 protein translates to MKKISIVIPAYNEEGNVAMIHQKIKEVFDGLNNYDFEIIFVNDGSRDNTQQKLEELSSQYDEVKFIEFSRNFGHQPAVKAGMDNALGNAVISMDGDLQHPPELIPEMIQKWEEGYDVVFTFRTYPKEISFFKRKTSDLFYKLLSSLSDVNLTKGGGSDFRLLDASAVEVMRNFNEDDLFLRGLTSWMGFKQTGIDFTAAERLSGKSSYNLKKMFTFAFTGITAFSVKPLYLAAYLGFLFSALSVIGYGTYVIHSFVAGTEISGWASLIMTIVFFGGLQLIIMGIMGIYLGKIFKQVKDRPNYIIKNKNF